TGCGCAGTTGGGTTTGGTTTGGATCTTTTAGATGTGGGGCAGGACCGGGCTGGGCTTTTCCTGGCCTTGGGGATGTTGGAGAGCGTTAATGGCCGTCTGCTTTCACTGACCACCAAATTGCTGTTTACCCTTCTGCTTGGCTCACAGGTTAGTCATTTAGTGTTTGTGGCCCAGCCGGACAGATTAAAGGCTCCGAAGGCTGCTGTcttctaggaagaagaagaggaggaggaggagggatggtggtggtggtagtagttccttttatcccttagaagctccttgatcaattgatcttgagcagcatatatctagagttggagggatataaggactgaaacaaatcttgccactgacaatgtagccttggggtccctgtcgcttagtaaaaaaggcattatgtcagtcacagaggcattggatttgtatattaaaaggggggaaatatagtgcgatcgaagttcctcgtaaaagcggcattgcaaaagggcatgggctaatgtgtcaatagagccagaagagcaagggcagatcctgtctgggtatggtatattcagaattctgccctgcattaccatagaagggttagcattcaatctagacaagcaaaaagctctacagagacgaggagttgtcagataatatgtataggcaggcagaccacgtggagggggtattccgaagaactgggatgaacagacgcgacgagcacgaaaagtagtgctgttataatcgagctctttaatgcgctttttaattttggcaaaagcttcagttttcccaagatctgataccatatcctgcaagaagcccaacaacgccagtttctcatctaagattttttgccatgaggattggtggtggtagtagttaaaagcagcgcactctaatctggagaactgggttagtttccccactcctgcacataaatcctgctgggtgaccttgggccaatcacggttctctctggactctctcagcctcacctacttcacaacgtgtctgttgtggggagaggaagggaaagtgactgtaagctggtttgagactccttaaaaaaatCGAGGCATAAAAATcaacttctccttcttctttctcctcctcctcctcctcctcctcctcctcattattgCCATAGTCAGTCTAACAGAGTTGATTACCAAAGATCTGCATTAAAATTCTGACACCCTTTGCTGATTTATAAAAAAGGATTTAGGCAATAGTTTTATGATGTCATTAGACAGTTCGCATCTCCGTCGTTCCCGTTATCAGCTGCTTAATTGTGTCCATTCTTCTGCAGCAGAACGTTTGCCTGTCGGCTCTGGCCCATTAGCTTCCCGACTGCATTTCGAATTTCGCATTTCGAGACATCCTACCCAGCGATCATAAGATACCCCGTAGAATCACGCACTTACCACACAGGTAGCGCGGCTCTCGAAGCCAGAGAAGTCTGTTGGCTTCTCAAAATAAATGGTGTCAGGTTGCCATAACCTGCCATCTCTGTCGGGCTGTCTGCCAGTCCAGAGTGTGTAGGGTTTCTTGGCTCACATGGGGTGGGAGGCTTGGTGCTTTTCTTAGCTCTGTCCATCTGCTCCGATCTTGTGAGTAACCAGAGGGCAACGAGTCCCACCCCGAAGGGTGCCTTATGCAGCAggattatggggaggggctgtggctcagtggtagagcatctgcttggcatgcagaaggtcccaggtgcaatccctggcatctccagttaaagggactaggcaagtaggtggcgtgaaagacctccgcctgagaccttggagagccgctgccagtctgagtagacaatactcactttgctggaccaagggtctgattcagtagaaggcagcttcatgtgttcatgtgtccatgtgattcTCGGAGCTTTGAATAACTGGGCTGCCCTTGTAAACGGGAATAGAAAAGAGAGAGTGGCGTTCTTTGCGGCTTGGGCACAAGTTGAGAACATGATTGACAGTGAACCTGCGGATGGAATTGGGTTGGGGGAGTAGAGAGATGTTGCATCTTCCAAACCACAAACCTCTGTCTGCAAAGGAAGAGCCTGTTATAGCCAGGCCGCTTAACTCACCAAGCCAAACACAGCTCATAAGCCGTGCGTTGTGATCAACTAGGGTGCTGGACAACTAACCCTGTgtttgtggagagccagcgtggtgtagtggtttagaacgGTGGTTTtgcgcagtggactctgatctggagaaccgggtttgattccccactcctccacatgagcggccgattctcatctggtgaactggatttgtttccccgctcctacacatgaagccagctgggtgacctcaggctaatcacagctctcttagagctctctcagccccacctacctcatagtgtgtctgttgtggggagggggagggaaggtgattggaagccggtttgtttcttccttaagtgataaagttggcataaaaaccaactcctcctcctcctcttcctcttcttcctcctcctcttcttcttcttccttttcctactcctcttcttcggAGTTCCAGGAATGTCGCAGAACCAAGAGGGTTGTTATTGAGCCTTCGGTGGGCCACCATATATGGCCACTGGGGTGGCATTCGGTTTGGGAGGCTCTGTGTTTTACTGATCTGGGTTTTAGCTATTAATATCCACGTCCCAGATCTGCCATGCTTAGAATTCCATCAAAATTACTGGCAAtgaatcattatttatttatttcatttaaacccCGCCTTTATCCCCAGTGGGGGGCCCAGAGGGGCTGacgttgttctcctttcctccattgtatccttacAGCCAGCCTGCAGGGTAGGCTAAGAGCGAGAGCAACTGGCCCGAGATCATCTGGTGATTTTCCattgcagaatggggattcaaacctgagtctcccagactagggtccaacactttaaccactaccccacacaaCAAGAacagcacctttattggcatacattGCAATTAATACAGGGGCTAAAAACAAGGAGAACAAAAGCTAGAACTTCATGATATACGTCTCCACATGGTAACAACTGCAAGAATACATTTCGCAAGATAACTGGCAAGGAAACAAATTTCCAGATTTAAATAATTGGATAGATAGAGTTAATTAATTAAACTGTGTATTAATTAAACTGACTTGCTATTACAACAATAAAGTTACCAAAGATTTAGCTGTTATATGGAATCCAATAATTTCTAGAAtggaaaatatgtttaaaaatttaGAAAGGGGAGACAATGATATGTAAAGTGTTTATTAGTTTCAGAATGCTTTAAGGGTGTTTTTGTTCTGAAAAGTTATATGGATTTACTGTTTGAAATGAAGTGTGAGTTTTTTTGGGATTTGTTaaagtttttttaatgtaataataaatttttatttttaaaaaagctacgaACAGATAGGATCCGAATTTAGATTCTCGAAGCCTCATAGTTGTAGAAATTTTGCTACCCGATCCATTATATCGGAGTTTTGTCCAGAGAGAAAAAAACTGAACTTTACAATTGTCCGAAACTCCGTTCCATTCATCTAAGAGTGACTTAAGAAATTTAGCTTGGGTATCAACATAGAAAGGAcgatgcaaaaaacaaacaagcgtGTTGTAGTGATTCTACCCTGCTCGAATTGTACAGTCTTTTAGAATATgggattttctgaaacctcccgAAAAGGACAGCTGAGGGTAGAACGTTAAACCTtgcaagcatgtgtgtgtgttaagttccgtcaagttgcttcttactcatggcgaccctatgaatcaaagtcccccgaacctcctatctttaacagccttgctcagatcttgcaaattgagggctgtggcttcctttatagagtcaatccatctctttttgggtcttcctcttttcctgctgccttccacttttcctagcatgactgtcttttccagtgactcttgtcttctcataatatgtccaaagtacaacagcctcagtttagtcattttagcttctagggtcagttcaggcttgatttgatctagaacccactgatttattttgttttttggcggtccacggtattcataacactctcctccaacaccacatttcaaaggaatctattttgaAATACCCCACGCTATTGTTTTCTTCTTCTAGGAAGCCTGTGTGATGGACACAGTGGCCAGTGCTACCTGCTCCCTGTCCTGGACACGGCGTTTGTCCGAAAAAAGTTTAGAAGGCGTGGACTTGGGACAGCCATGTTGCAGGATTTTTGTCAGACGTTCGCCACTGAGGAGGCCTTGGGAATCAGCTGTCCGATTTCTGCTGAGATGTACCAAGGTAAAGGATGAGGGTTTGAAATACTGTGTTTAAAGGATACTGAAGAGGTCCTTCACTCTCCACAGATGAGCAGGCAAGTGCCAATTTACAAGCCTCGCTTGGTGGAAAACCTGAATTCACGCCTGTGTAATGCATGAGCCaacgtggagtagtggttaaaagtggcattataatttaaaatcaacaaaataaACCCTCAGAAAACCCTCCTGGTATTTTACAGGTAGAAACCCTCACATAAAAACCGCAAATGCCTAAGCAATATGGGGCCAGGTTTTCAATCCACGTCTGACACGTTGTGTGTTTGCTGTGGTCATAAAGGAcagatatagaagaagaagagttgtatttttatgtcgattttctctaccacttaagggagaatcaaaccgatttacaatccccttcccttcccctccccacaacagacaccctgtaaggtaggtggggctgagagagctctaagagggctgtgactagcccaaggtcatccagctggcttcatgtggaggagtggggaaaccagcccgggtcaccatccaccactcatatggaggagggcatcttggccatcttctgggcatggagtaggggtcaccgtgtgtgtttgtgtggggaggtagttgtgaatttcctgcattgtgcatggggttggactagatgaccctggtggtccttccaactttatgatgctatgagtggggaatcaaacccagttctccagattagagcccaccactccaaaccaccgctcttaaccactacaccacactgaatgaTACATGGAGAGATGGGAATTgttttggtttggatcaggggtTCGAGTCCGAGCACGACTAAGGAACTTGGAAGGGCAGGCATTTCTTGGTATATATTTaagcacaaaataaataaaggcagTGTTTGGTAGTTTCTAGGTCTAAATCTCTACAGTGTTACCTTTCATCAAACCGGTACAATCTCTTTAAACTTGTCCcggtttaaaaattattttctgggATGCCGACCCTGCAGAGTGATAGCTCACTCCTAACAGCTGTGCCGCTTCTATTCAGGGAGACCATTACAAttcttttttgaaagaaaaagacCGAGCGGAAGACATAAATCAGCCCTTTCTGACAGTACTACTTACCAGTTTCCAAATATTATTATAGAACAAAATTGTTATGCAAGAAACTGTAGAAGCCCTGGAGTAATTTCCAGatcatgattttttttccaggctgTTACAAATACTTAGACATGACAGGCGTAACTGTTGCGCAAAGGGCCTGCATTATAAATAAAGCAATGAAGTTTCTATCCTCTGTGGCCTCCAGAGCAGGGTAAGCCCATTTCAGTAGCTTAATGCTATCTATTCTCCTATTCCTTGGCAGTTCCTCTCCCAAGGCTCTGTCTTATTATTTTGCTAGGACTGAGACAACGCCAAACCTCCTTAATTTAGAGCGCTTTCACatgtgccgaataatgcactttcaatccaccttcaatgcactttgcagtgggattgtactgtgtgaaatggcaaaatccacttgcaaacgattgttaaattgcatcgaaagtggattaaaagtgcattattcagcatgtgtgaaggcGCAGTTACTCAGCTGGGTAATTTTCCAACCAAGGGACGCCTAGAGTTGGAAGAACAACTCGtttcaagttcagtagcatctTCGAGACCAACAAAAGTTTGGGGGGATAAGCTTtcgagtgtcaaagctcccttcgttagatatctgacaaagggaactttgaagacacacacacacaaaagaagaagagttggtttttataccccacttttctctacctttaaggagactcaaagcggcttacaattgccctcccttcccctccgcacaacaaacaccttgggaggtaggtggggctgagagagttcagagagaactgggactggcccaaggtcacccagcaggctggatgtggaggagcggggaaaccaacccgcttctccagattcgagtccgccgctcatgtggaggaggggggaatcgaacccggttctccagatttgagtccgccgctcatgtggaggagtggggaaaccaacccgcttctccagatttgagtccgccgctcatgtggaggagggggaatcgaacccggttctccagatttgagtctgccactcatgtggaggagtggggaaaccaacccgcttctccagatttgagtccgccgctcatgtggaagagggggaatcgaacccggttctccagatttgagtccgccgctcatgtggaggagcggggaatcaaacccggttctccagattagagtccgccgctcttaaccactacaccacacacacatTAACAATTGCACCTGGAAGAAAAGTTTTGAGTGTAGGTGTTCTCGGTCGCTACTTCCGACGGAGTTCCTAcatgctttgccttctgcttCTTGCCTTTCCTGTTTAGTTTGTCAGCGATTCCTTGACACCCGTCCCGAAGAGCAGGCTCGCCTGTGGGAAGTGGAAGGACCGGGGGACTGGAGCCAGCGCACCAGCGTCTGGCTAACGATTCAGCTGGCACAGAATCTCCCAAAAAGTAAGTTCAAGAGCAGAATAAGCACCCTTGCAGCAGCTTGCTTAAACATTCATAGCGGCTAGCAAAATAAGCCGTCTCTCTTTGCATACCGAAATTTGCCACACCCAACctagaaggttgccaacctccaggtactggggggggggggagaaaaacggcacctctgtactcataccaaaaggtttaggaaaacagtacaggaaactgtatacacacaaagtgcaaatatttataagctacagaggtgaaacatagaccatatacgtgacatataagcaacacaattatatacaatatgtacagttcacacaaaaaatgtagagaaatttccagaggtctcaactgagtaccaaaaatatagaggaagttccaaaggtctcaactgagtaccaaaagaatgctaatattgtagtccttgtgtaaagttcatatagagccacaatcatcgatggatacggccatttcagatccacagcagtggaaatctttcttcagtccttaatacaaaagtgctgtttcatattcatcattccttcccacacagggtaagtataagcaattacaatcagacgtcagcaaagtacatcacctccaggtactagctggagatctgcttttacaacggATCACgacgatcctgtgaggtaggttaggcccagGCTCACCTGAATAAGCACCCTTGCAGCTGCTTGCTTAAACAATTGTAGTGGCCTGCAAAATAAGCCGTCTGTCTTTGTATACCAAGATTTGCCACACCCAGCCTAtaaggttgcccacctccaggtactagctggagatctcctgcttttacaaccgttcacgacaatcctgtgaggtaggttaggcccagGCTCACCTGATGACATGGCTTAGTGGTGATTAGATGCCGTGTCTCCTCAGCGATGTCATTTGATGTGTCAGAGGGCCATCCTGGGCCCGCCACACCTAAGTACAGTGTAAAGATTCTAGTGTAAATTGTATGTTCTGGATGTCCCTTCTCATGCGTTCTTAAATGCAACTGTACATGTTGCAGCAATAGCAGCATCTAGCGGCAGACTGGAAAAACTGCATTGTAAAAATGTGGAAGGTCTGAATTGCATCCACAGTCGATtttagggttttttggggggtgggagggaggtctATCCACCAGTTAAatttacttgtgtgtgtaaagtgccttcaagtcttaCTACAAGTTATACTCGTTTTCTCTAAAGTGGGGGCCCAGAGTAGCTCGggacattctccccttctccattttatcctcacaacgaccctgtggggtaggttaggctgaagaagaagaagaagagttggtttttacatgctgactttctctaccacttaaggaagaatcaaagcggcttacaattgccctcccttcccctccccacaacagacaccctgtgaggtaggtggggctgagagagctctaagagagctgcgactagcccaaggccacccagctggcttcatgtgtaggagtggggaaaccaatccagttccccagattagcctccgtggctcatgtggaggagtggggaatcaaacccagttctccatatcagagaccactgctccaaaacaccgctcttaaccactgcaccacgctggcagctgctgctgaaacaactgttagaaagtctgcacagccaatcagaagtcttgctgggcaaaagccccacctgaccccacccGCTATCTGTCTTTCGATTATCTATTTATGCCATGCACTGTACAATTGATcctcactagtatcctcttgattcctggcttctgttacctgttgaactttcctaataaatcagcttttgtaGGACTCCTggcctgctgagtctgtttatgggattatcacgggacaccTATGATAATTTCTTTTTCCTCCTGGGGAATGGCTTGCACCCCTATAGAGGATGACCTGACCTGTCGGGCAGAGACGTCTCGAGACGACGAATCTGGGCAGTTGGGTGACAGCCAGAGGAACGAGGTGCGCAGATGAATTTGTGGCTTTCTAACCTGGTTTTGCGTAACTGTGGCAGTGCTGGTGCTCCAGTGAGCCCCATGTTGCCCACTCACACTgggaaaggtagagaaaactggggcataaaaaccaactcttaaataagaacataagaacctaagaaaagccctgctggatcagacccaggcccatcaagtccagcagtctgttcacacagtggccaaccaggggcctctaggaagccctcaagcaagacgactgctccacggcacctcatataataggcatgctcctctgatcctggagagaacaggtatgcatcatgactagtattccttttgactagtaggcatgaatagccctctccaccatgaacatgtccactctcctcttcaagccttagaacacaagaaaagccctcctggatcagaccaaggcccatcaagtccagcagtctgttcacacagcggccaacctggtgcctctaggaaacccacaagcaagacgactgcagcagcattgtccttcctatgttccacagcacctaatgtaataggcatgctcctctgatcctggagagaataggtgtgcatcatggccagtagccattttgactcgtagccatgaatagccctctccaccatgaaGATGTCcgttcccctcttcaagccttccaagttggcagccatcaccacatcctagggcagggagttccacagtttaactgctTCTGTATTGGGCTCCATGCTCACCTCTCAGTCTTTCACCCTTGTCTTTGAAGCGTGTGaaccagtggtttccaaagtgggcaataccaccccctgagaggtggtgggattacctaggggggcactaagaggcaagggggcagcagggggcgctagagacgggccccttcaactgtgttgttcactaatttacaatagaacaagctatggcaccatgctggcaaattgggtggaaacagtcagaatttccccccagactttgaagagttggtaccactggatcaagttcatcagttttgttgaataaatttcaactaaaaggttttaatttgattttgaatagatgtgcaattaattgttactgttttgaaattttactgttattatcttctttagtgcgtcatgcaaagtcctcatttgaataatgctttttataggatagggtagggggtgctggggatgggtttgtggaaccaagggggcggcagcccaaaaagtttgggaaccactggtgtgaACTGATCATGAATGTGTGTCTGTAAGATACATTCTCTATCACAAAGGCTCTCGTCTCCGTTTTATTTCAGAGGGCTATCCTGGTTCCTAATATTCGGGTACCGCCCGGTCGAGCAGAGAAACTTAAAGTTGACTGCGAAGAGCCATTGGGCTCACAGCGTGGGGTTGAGGAGCGCGTCAGCCGACGAGGAGAAGAGCTGCAATGTGAGAAGGCAAAGAGAGGAGTAAGAAGGGGAGGACCGACTGAAGGCAGAGCCCCTAAACAGATTAAAGAGGAGTCCTATGACCAAGGCAGCCATTCCTGAATGGGGGCTCCCTGCTAtcccaaaggtgatgcctcctggatTCTTTTGAAGCCCCGTCTGGCCCAGTGAGATGGAGGAGAACCAGGACGGGCTCTTTGCTTTGCGGAAGAGATGCTTTGCGGAAGAAGCAAACGGGAACAAGGGAGACCCCCTTGGCAGGTGCCACGGGAGCTGCGGGCGCCATGTTGTGAAGCTGAGATGTGAATCCCATCATAAATCTCGTCAAATGAATCTGtttgcctttttattttattgttctcaCGCCTGGGCTATACATGCCAGTAGGGAggcgccgtggctcagtggcagagcctctgcttggcatgcagaaggtcccaggctcaatctccagcaactccagttaaagggaccaggcaagtaggtgatgtgaaagacccctgcctgagaccctggagagccatggagaggggctgtggctcggtggtagagcaactgcttggcatgcagaaggtcccagattcagtcccaggttcatctccagttaaagggaccaggcaaggaggtgatgtgaaacccttctgcctgagaccctggagagccgctgccagtctgataagacaatactgactttgatggaccgagggtctgattccatataaggcatctttaggtgtgggagggaaggcagcatggtatagccaagatcagatctcatcagatctcagaagcttttTTGTACAGTGCCAATCTACTCTGAGAAccaacatgatgtagtggttaagagggtggactctaatctggagaactgggttcgattcccctctcctccacatgaaccctcctgagtgacctagggccagtcacggttctctccgaactctctcaggtccacctacctcacaaggtgtttgttgtgaagaggggaagatgattgtaagatagtttgagtctccttaaaaaggtagggaaaatcagggtgtaaaaaccaactcttgaacacatgaagctgccttggtccatcaaagtcagtattgtctactcagaccctcagccactctccagggtctcaggcagagaccctttcacatcacctgcttgcctagtccctttaactggagatgccggggactgaacctgggaccttctgcatgccaagcagatgctctaccactgagccacggcccctcccctcttcttcttcttccccctcttgTTAATAGAGTAGTTCAAATTATCCATCGGGACAACCAAGGTGGATACCGTGCTGTTTCCAAGATGAAAGCCGCATACTCTGTTTCATCCAGAAGTAGCTGGAACTGCGAAGAGCTTGCTTAGCACctgattcacacattacttttgagaaaagggagaaaaagcgGAGAAAAAGGAGACACTCTGGAATTACGGGTTTTCCTAATCTGCCTGCCTTGGAGATGTAGATGCTACTATGGTATTTTGTTTCTGCTGCTAATGTTCATGTTTTACAGCTACCACAAGATGGTGCCGCGACACCGCTTCTTAACCAGCGTCGTACCCTGGAGATCTCCGTGCCAAAGGTACAAGCGCACGGCGTTGTATTTTTCGTAACTTTTGAACCACAGTACGAGCGCAGAGGCGAAGAAAAGTTGCCTGTGATATTTACTAATCAGATTCAGTTTACTTCTGCAAGGCTCTGGCCGCCGAAGGCTTTGTACTTAGGGAACTTAAGGTGATATCCAAGATGTGCAGTGTGTAGAAAGCACACGCAATCGGTGTCCTAGGGAAAGAAAGGTTTCTACGCTGGTTACCACCACATTTTCCTGAGGTTCTCCAGCAGCGGCTTTTAAGTGTACTATGGACGATCCATGCAGAAATTAATTCAAGCCCCGTTTCCCCAAACCTGATTTTCAtgccattttggtttttttgctgtcaagtcccagctgccctatggcgaccccgtggggttttcaaggtaagagactaacagaggttcacaaggttggaagagaccacaagggccaccaagtccaaccccctgccatgcaggatcccacaatcaaagctgtcccgacagatggccatccagcctctgcttaaagacctccaaagatgggggactccaccaccctccgaggcagtgcattccaccttcaaacagccctcactgtcagaaagttcttcctaatgtttaggtggaatcgcttttctcttagtttaaatccattactccgtgtcctagtctctggagcaacagagaacaagctagttccctcatcaacatgacatcccttcagatatttaaacatggctatcatgtcaccccttaaccttctcttctccagattaaacaaacccagctccttacgtctctcctcatagggcatggattccagaccattgaccattctggtcgccctcctctggacacgctccaacttgtcaacatccttcttaaatttgcCATTTTTGCCTTCTTAAAATTGctaatggtttgccattgccttcctctgcacagcaaccatggacttccttggtggtctcccatccaaatacttaccagggtcaaccctgcttagcttctgagatctgacaagatcttgTTCCATGTGATGATACACTGTATTGCCTTGTACAATTGctaccagagagccagtgtgttatagtggttaagagcggcggactctaatctagagaactgggttcgattccccactcctccacatgaagcctgatgggtgacctaggactagtcacagctctctctgaactctctcagccccacctacctgacaaggtgtctgttgtggggagaggaaggggaggtgattgtaagccggtttgagactccttatagagcactggttcccaaccgggggtccgtggacccccaggggtccgcgagaactaaattaaggtccgcaaaacaaacttataaacccataataaattaatattttcaattaaaggttctctattatgaaaat
The Euleptes europaea isolate rEulEur1 chromosome 20, rEulEur1.hap1, whole genome shotgun sequence genome window above contains:
- the LOC130492306 gene encoding protein FAM169B-like produces the protein MAEPREPAGKRGRGSRSVKLEASSVCFLPLFRQDCKRTLLVFNDPQQKDTVLAVFLYNSWWPVEDLVKTADLSREGLIQVQTFGERIVLFVLNYIIFGMQERTSTWDAVFMPHSEKEQAKIFWRNGEAAAFYTIKAKGSLCDGHSGQCYLLPVLDTAFVRKKFRRRGLGTAMLQDFCQTFATEEALGISCPISAEMYQVCQRFLDTRPEEQARLWEVEGPGDWSQRTSVWLTIQLAQNLPKKDDLTCRAETSRDDESGQLGDSQRNERAILVPNIRVPPGRAEKLKVDCEEPLGSQRGVEERVSRRGEELQCEKAKRGVRRGGPTEGRAPKQIKEESYDQGSHS